A single region of the Cucumis melo cultivar AY chromosome 3, USDA_Cmelo_AY_1.0, whole genome shotgun sequence genome encodes:
- the LOC103496419 gene encoding probable aquaporin PIP2-5 isoform X1, which yields MAKDYQDPPPVPLIDGVEIRKWSFYRALIAEFMATLLFLYVTVLTVIGYKAETHGMGKKNVDSCGGVGILGIAWAFGGMIFVLVYCTAGISGGHINPAVTFGLFLGRKVSLVRAVMYMVAQCLGAISGVGLVKAFQKAHFQKHGGGANGVSDGYTIGTGLVAEIVGTFVLVYTVFSATDPKRNARDSHVPVLAPLPIGFAVFMVHLATIPITGTGINPARSLGSAVILNDQKAWNNHWIFWVGPFLGAAIAAFYHQFILRAGAVKALGSFRSNSHV from the exons ATGGCGAAGGACTACCAGGATCCGCCACCAGTGCCGCTAATAGACGGCGTGGAGATAAGGAAATGGTCGTTCTATAGAGCTCTGATTGCGGAGTTCATGGCGACTCTGCTTTTCCTGTATGTGACGGTGTTGACGGTGATCGGGTACAAAGCGGAAACGCATGGTATGGGGAAGAAGAACGTGGATTCTTGTGGAGGAGTTGGGATTCTGGGAATAGCTTGGGCTTTTGGAGGAATGATCTTCGTTCTTGTTTACTGTACTGCTGGAATTTCag GGGGCCACATAAACCCAGCAGTGACATTTGGGCTTTTTTTGGGCCGAAAGGTGTCACTTGTGCGAGCCGTGATGTACATGGTGGCCCAATGTTTGGGGGCCATCAGTGGAGTTGGGCTTGTCAAGGCCTTCCAGAAGGCCCACTTCCAGAAGCACGGCGGCGGGGCTAATGGGGTTTCCGATGGCTACACCATCGGCACTGGACTGGTCGCCGAGATTGTTGGCACTTTTGTGTTGGTGTACACCGTCTTCTCCGCCACCGACCCTAAACGTAACGCCAGAGATTCCCATGTTCCG GTTTTGGCTCCACTTCCAATTGGGTTTGCAGTTTTCATGGTTCATTTGGCTACAATTCCAATCACGGGCACTGGAATCAACCCAGCTAGAAGCTTGGGATCCGCCgttattttaaatgatcaaaAGGCTTGGAATAACCAT TGGATATTTTGGGTTGGACCATTTCTTGGAGCAGCCATTGCAGCTTTCTACCACCAATTCATCTTGAGGGCAGGTGCTGTTAAAGCTCTTGGTTCATTCAGAAGCAACTCACATGTGTGA
- the LOC103496419 gene encoding probable aquaporin PIP2-5 isoform X2, which yields MAKDYQDPPPVPLIDGVEIRKWSFYRALIAEFMATLLFLYVTVLTVIGYKAETHGMGKKNVDSCGGVGILGIAWAFGGMIFVLVYCTAGISGGHINPAVTFGLFLGRKVSLVRAVMYMVAQCLGAISGVGLVKAFQKAHFQKHGGGANGVSDGYTIGTGLVAEIVGTFVLVYTVFSATDPKRNARDSHVPVLAPLPIGFAVFMVHLATIPITGTGINPARSLGSAVILNDQKAWNNHWIFWVGPFLGAAIAAFYHQFILRAGHRDPEIKIK from the exons ATGGCGAAGGACTACCAGGATCCGCCACCAGTGCCGCTAATAGACGGCGTGGAGATAAGGAAATGGTCGTTCTATAGAGCTCTGATTGCGGAGTTCATGGCGACTCTGCTTTTCCTGTATGTGACGGTGTTGACGGTGATCGGGTACAAAGCGGAAACGCATGGTATGGGGAAGAAGAACGTGGATTCTTGTGGAGGAGTTGGGATTCTGGGAATAGCTTGGGCTTTTGGAGGAATGATCTTCGTTCTTGTTTACTGTACTGCTGGAATTTCag GGGGCCACATAAACCCAGCAGTGACATTTGGGCTTTTTTTGGGCCGAAAGGTGTCACTTGTGCGAGCCGTGATGTACATGGTGGCCCAATGTTTGGGGGCCATCAGTGGAGTTGGGCTTGTCAAGGCCTTCCAGAAGGCCCACTTCCAGAAGCACGGCGGCGGGGCTAATGGGGTTTCCGATGGCTACACCATCGGCACTGGACTGGTCGCCGAGATTGTTGGCACTTTTGTGTTGGTGTACACCGTCTTCTCCGCCACCGACCCTAAACGTAACGCCAGAGATTCCCATGTTCCG GTTTTGGCTCCACTTCCAATTGGGTTTGCAGTTTTCATGGTTCATTTGGCTACAATTCCAATCACGGGCACTGGAATCAACCCAGCTAGAAGCTTGGGATCCGCCgttattttaaatgatcaaaAGGCTTGGAATAACCAT TGGATATTTTGGGTTGGACCATTTCTTGGAGCAGCCATTGCAGCTTTCTACCACCAATTCATCTTGAGGGCAG GGCATAGAGACCCAGAGATTAAAATAAAGTAA
- the LOC103496420 gene encoding mannan endo-1,4-beta-mannosidase 6 encodes MAARYILLNLKLVFLIVVFISCVEYTISSFVEGNGDDQPFDFSVEDATENHFTYSDMSHGFEGVDQNDNDAWSMVETKQNQFVVDGQPFYVNGFNTYWLMIFAADQSTRGKVTEVFKQAASVGLTVCRTWAFNDGQWRALQKSPSVYDEEVFKGLDFVISEAKKFKIRLILSLANNWEAFGGKAQYVKWGKAAGLNLTSDDDFFTDPTLRSYYKAHVKTVLNRVNTYTNVTYKEDPTIFAWELMNEPRCTSDPSGNTLQGWIQEMAVFVKSMDPKHLLEVGLEGFYGPSTPNRVQFNPNTYAQQVGTDFIRNHKVLGVDFASVHIYADTWVSQAISDAHLQFTKSWMEAHIEDAEKYLGMPVIFAEFGVSSKDPGYNSTYRDKYLSSVYKMLLDSTKKGGSGGGSLVWQLFPEGTDYMDDGYAIVLSKSPSTSNIISLHSTRMSIFNSICSMKCRWGCKKKNVMDFIFPNQYDHDEM; translated from the exons ATGGCTGCTCGTTACATATTACTCAATTTAAAACTTGTTTTTCTGATTGTAGTTTTTATCTCTTGTGTTGAGTATACAATTTCATCCTTTGTTGAGGGTAATGGAGATGATCAGCCATTTGATTTCTCAGTCGAGGATGCTACTGAGAATCATTTCACGTACTCAGACATGAGTCATGG GTTTGAGGGAGTGGATCAAAATGACAACGACGCATGGAGTATGGTGGAGACAAAACAGAACCAATTTGTAGTAGACGGCCAACCATTCTATGTTAATGGGTTCAACACTTATTGGTTAATGATATTTGCAGCGGACCAATCCACGAGAGGAAAGGTCACAGAGGTGTTTAAACAAGCTGCTTCTGTGGGTTTAACTGTTTGTAGGACATGGGCCTTCAATGATGGCCAGTGGAGAGCTCTTCAGAAATCTCCATCTGTGTATGATGAAGAAGTCTTCAAG GGATTAGATTTCGTGATTAGTGAAGCAAAGAAGTTTAAGATAAGGTTGATATTATCATTAGCAAACAATTGGGAAGCATTCGGTGGAAAAGCACAATATGTGAAATGGGGGAAAGCTGCTGGCCTCAATTTGACATCTGACGATGATTTCTTCACTGATCCAACTCTTAGAAGCTACTACAAAGCTCATGTTAAG ACGGTGCTTAATAGAGTGAATACATACACAAATGTAACGTACAAGGAAGATCCAACCATTTTCGCCTGGGAATTAATGAACGAACCCCGTTGTACATCAGATCCTTCAGGCAATACACTGCAG GGATGGATTCAAGAAATGGCTGTGTTCGTGAAGAGCATGGATCCAAAACATTTGCTGGAGGTTGGTCTGGAGGGATTTTATGGTCCATCCACACCCAATAGAGTTCAGTTCAATCCAAATACATATGCTCAACAAGTTGGAACTGATTTCATCAGAAACCATAAAGTTCTTGGTGTTGATTTTGCTTCAGTTCACATTTATGCAGACACATG GGTTTCTCAAGCAATCTCTGATGCCCATCTCCAATTCACAAAATCATGGATGGAGGCTCACATAGAGGATGCAGAGAAGTACCTTGGAATGCCAGTCATTTTCGCTGAGTTCGGGGTATCATCGAAGGATCCCGGTTACAATTCGACTTACAGGGATAAATATCTTAGCTCGGTATACAAGATGCTGCTGGATTCGACAAAGAAAGGAGGGAGTGGAGGAGGAAGCCTGGTGTGGCAACTATTCCCTGAAGGAACTGACTACATGGATGATGGCTATGCAATTGTGCTCTCCAAATCTCCTTCAACTTCAAACATTATATCTCTTCATTCTACAAGAATGTCAATCTTCAACTCCATTTGTTCCATGAAATGTCGTTGGGGTTGTAAGAAGAAAAATGTTATGGATTTTATTTTTCCCAACCAATATGATCATGATGAGATGTAA